The following proteins are encoded in a genomic region of Streptococcus constellatus subsp. constellatus:
- the pcrA gene encoding DNA helicase PcrA — MNPLLTGMNDRQMEAVQTTEGPLLIMAGAGSGKTRVLTHRIAYLIDEKLVNPWNILAITFTNKAAREMKERAFSLNPATEDCLIATFHSMCVRILRREADHIGYNRNFTIVDPSEQRTLMKRILKNLNLDPKKWNERAILGTISNAKNDLIDEVAYENMAGDMYTEIVAKCYTAYQKELRQSEAMDFDDLIMLTLRLFDQNPDVLTYYQQRYQYVHVDEYQDTNHAQYQLFKLLASRFKNICVVGDADQSIYGWRGADMQNILDFEKDYPEAKVVLLEENYRSTKTILQAANEVIRNNRNRHPKNLWTQNEDGEEIVYYRANDEQDEALFVARTIVQLTREGYNHKDFAVLYRTNAQSRTVEEALLKSNIPYTMVGGTKFYSRKEIRDVISYLNLIANTSDNISFERVVNEPKRGVGPGTVEKIRNFAAGQEMSLLDASSQIMLSPVKGKAAQAVFDFANLILNLRERLDELTVTELVAIVLEKTGYTEQLVAQETLESQARIENIEEFLSVTKNFDEHSENATEETGLDKLSRFLNDLALVADTDDAGTQESSEVTLMTLHAAKGLEFPVVFIIGMEENVFPLSRATEEEDELEEERRLAYVGITRAEKVLFLTNANSRLLYGKTNYNRPTRFLNEISSDLLNYQGLARPANTSFKASCVNGKTIQFGQGTSLAQALQERKRQVGPSSISSSQLPFGKNIEATQPDLNWAIGDIAHHKKWGDGTVLEVSGSGSSLELKINFPEVGLKKLLASVAPIEKNNI; from the coding sequence ATGAATCCCTTATTAACAGGTATGAATGACCGTCAAATGGAGGCAGTTCAAACAACGGAAGGTCCTTTGCTGATTATGGCAGGAGCTGGGTCTGGAAAAACACGTGTTTTAACCCACCGTATTGCCTATTTGATTGATGAAAAGTTAGTCAATCCTTGGAATATCTTGGCGATCACCTTTACGAATAAGGCTGCTCGAGAAATGAAGGAGCGGGCATTTTCCTTAAATCCCGCAACAGAAGATTGTTTAATTGCGACTTTTCACTCGATGTGCGTGCGGATTTTGCGTAGGGAAGCTGACCATATCGGCTATAACCGCAATTTTACGATTGTCGATCCTAGTGAGCAGCGAACACTGATGAAACGGATTCTCAAAAACCTCAATCTAGATCCTAAAAAGTGGAATGAGCGCGCCATTCTGGGCACCATTTCCAATGCCAAGAACGACCTGATTGATGAGGTAGCCTATGAGAATATGGCTGGTGATATGTATACAGAAATTGTGGCTAAGTGCTATACAGCCTATCAAAAGGAACTGCGCCAGTCAGAGGCTATGGACTTTGATGATTTGATCATGCTGACCCTGCGGCTTTTTGACCAAAATCCTGATGTCCTGACCTACTACCAGCAACGTTATCAGTATGTTCATGTCGATGAGTATCAGGATACTAACCACGCCCAGTACCAGCTGTTCAAGCTCTTGGCTTCTCGCTTTAAGAATATCTGTGTGGTTGGAGATGCCGACCAGTCTATCTATGGCTGGCGGGGAGCCGACATGCAGAATATCTTAGATTTTGAAAAAGATTATCCTGAAGCTAAGGTAGTCTTGCTTGAGGAAAATTATCGCTCTACCAAGACCATTCTTCAGGCAGCTAATGAAGTTATTCGAAATAACCGCAATCGCCATCCTAAAAATCTCTGGACTCAGAATGAAGATGGCGAAGAAATTGTCTACTATCGAGCTAATGACGAGCAGGATGAAGCTCTCTTTGTCGCTCGAACCATTGTTCAGCTGACCCGAGAAGGCTACAATCATAAGGATTTTGCAGTCCTTTACCGGACCAATGCTCAGTCCCGGACAGTGGAAGAAGCCCTGCTCAAGTCTAATATTCCCTACACCATGGTGGGGGGAACCAAGTTCTACAGCCGTAAGGAAATTCGAGATGTCATCAGCTATCTTAATCTCATTGCTAATACTAGCGACAACATCAGTTTTGAACGTGTTGTCAATGAGCCCAAGCGGGGTGTTGGACCGGGTACAGTGGAGAAAATTCGTAATTTTGCAGCTGGTCAAGAGATGTCTCTTTTAGATGCTTCCTCGCAGATTATGCTCTCACCTGTCAAGGGGAAGGCTGCTCAGGCTGTTTTTGACTTTGCCAATCTCATTTTGAATCTGCGCGAACGATTGGACGAGTTGACCGTGACAGAATTGGTGGCAATAGTTCTCGAAAAGACGGGTTATACTGAACAATTAGTAGCTCAAGAGACGCTGGAAAGTCAGGCTCGAATTGAAAATATTGAAGAATTCTTATCGGTTACCAAAAATTTTGATGAACATTCTGAAAATGCTACAGAAGAAACTGGGCTTGATAAGTTGAGCCGTTTCCTTAATGATCTGGCTTTGGTTGCGGACACAGATGACGCTGGCACTCAGGAAAGCTCAGAAGTGACACTTATGACGCTACATGCTGCCAAGGGGTTAGAATTTCCAGTGGTTTTCATTATCGGTATGGAAGAAAATGTCTTCCCACTTAGTCGGGCAACTGAAGAGGAAGACGAATTAGAGGAAGAGCGCCGATTGGCCTATGTTGGAATTACTCGTGCTGAAAAAGTCTTGTTTCTGACCAATGCTAACTCGCGTTTGCTGTATGGGAAAACTAATTACAATCGACCAACTCGTTTTCTCAATGAAATTAGTTCGGATTTATTGAACTACCAAGGATTAGCTCGACCGGCCAATACATCTTTTAAAGCTTCCTGTGTAAATGGAAAAACCATCCAGTTTGGTCAAGGGACGAGTCTCGCTCAAGCATTACAAGAACGCAAACGGCAAGTTGGGCCAAGTAGTATTTCCTCAAGTCAGTTGCCATTTGGCAAGAATATAGAAGCTACTCAACCAGATTTGAATTGGGCTATCGGTGATATTGCGCACCATAAAAAATGGGGAGATGGAACTGTATTAGAGGTGTCAGGTAGCGGTAGTAGCCTAGAATTGAAAATCAATTTTCCAGAGGTTGGATTAAAAAAACTGTTGGCAAGTGTTGCACCAATTGAGAAAAATAACATCTAA
- a CDS encoding NUDIX hydrolase produces the protein MIKYSIEVWIYNLIIREMLLLKVKTDQFSFWQPITGGIENSETPEVACIREIFEETGLKTTLTKLLKIGHHTVVMNEDLSIFKTLFLMETKRKDIRISDEHVDFMWTKVKTVPDILYWQSNQETFQMVVEKLS, from the coding sequence ATGATAAAATATTCCATCGAAGTTTGGATTTATAATCTGATTATTAGGGAAATGTTACTCTTAAAAGTTAAAACGGATCAATTTTCTTTTTGGCAACCGATTACTGGTGGTATTGAGAATAGTGAAACTCCTGAAGTTGCCTGTATTCGGGAGATTTTTGAAGAAACTGGACTGAAAACTACTCTAACAAAACTTTTGAAAATCGGACATCATACAGTTGTTATGAATGAAGACTTATCCATTTTTAAAACACTTTTTCTGATGGAAACGAAGCGGAAGGATATTCGTATTTCTGATGAACATGTTGATTTTATGTGGACAAAAGTTAAAACTGTTCCTGATATATTGTATTGGCAGAGTAATCAAGAGACGTTTCAAATGGTAGTAGAAAAATTAAGCTAG
- a CDS encoding TetR/AcrR family transcriptional regulator yields MKKETDELNEKILESARSEFLAYGYQDASLRRICRAAGLTTGALYKRYESKDILFTALLEPTLDALDWYGQEQKRRDYALLEEGHLSDMWAHRLEDLQSLMCILYEHKDIMQLLLFKSQGSSQADFRMRLPHLATDETYRYLELAYKEGKINHLVKHEFLRSCMTAYYTAVFEPLAQDWPQEQALEFCHSIMNLFDWGSLLGF; encoded by the coding sequence ATGAAAAAAGAAACTGATGAGTTAAACGAAAAAATCTTGGAAAGCGCAAGGAGTGAGTTCTTGGCTTATGGCTATCAGGATGCTTCACTGCGGAGAATTTGTCGCGCTGCTGGCTTAACGACTGGTGCGCTTTATAAGCGCTATGAAAGTAAGGACATTCTCTTTACAGCCCTGCTTGAGCCTACTCTGGATGCGCTAGACTGGTATGGACAGGAGCAGAAGCGACGTGACTATGCTTTGCTAGAAGAAGGACATCTGTCTGATATGTGGGCCCATCGTTTAGAGGATCTCCAGTCTCTGATGTGTATTCTCTATGAGCATAAGGATATTATGCAGCTCTTGCTCTTTAAATCTCAGGGTTCTTCGCAAGCGGACTTCAGGATGCGTCTGCCTCATTTGGCTACAGACGAGACTTATCGCTATTTGGAGCTTGCTTACAAAGAGGGGAAAATCAATCATCTGGTCAAACACGAGTTTCTGCGATCGTGCATGACAGCTTATTACACAGCTGTATTTGAGCCCTTGGCTCAAGACTGGCCCCAAGAGCAGGCGCTGGAATTTTGCCATTCCATCATGAATTTGTTTGATTGGGGAAGTTTGCTAGGTTTTTGA
- a CDS encoding ABC transporter ATP-binding protein, translated as MKKKSIVSWIWEFVSLHKIYFVLSLIFAFASVISGFLPYFFIGGMINQLLDGNKNWDFYLQQSAWAGLAWIGYWGFHGISTMLSHTATFKILAEMRHRLTDKLASLPLGTVLSQSSGSYKNIIVERVDATETTLAHLIPEFTAGIFGPIIVLIAMLVIDWRLTLLSLLTIPIVALAYVRMAVNSEADYQNTLVKTKKLNDTAVEYINGIEVIKVFGKEKFSYDKFVTAAREGADCFIEWMRKFNLEMGIVMAFLPSGLLFLLPAGCYFYLQGSLTASNFILMIILSLSLLTPLILVASYMDDLRKIGTIFGQVIDILEKPDLKRPQELRELPKGRDLVMTDVRFGYTDEEEVLHDISLDIKAGSINALVGPSGSGKSTIAKLLASFWDVTSGQITYGGLDIRQLPLDYYSRQIAYVTQDNYLFDETIMENIRMGNPAASDEEVIEIARRCGCYDFIVNLEDGFETQVGSAGGHLSGGERQRIAIARAMLKDAPILILDEATAYTDPENEARIQSGLARLIEGRTLIVIAHRLSTIMSADQIVLINDGRIEARGRHEELLAASPLYASMWQAHIVTRDSGEMEGGLTHA; from the coding sequence ATGAAGAAAAAATCTATCGTTTCTTGGATCTGGGAATTTGTTTCCCTTCATAAGATATATTTTGTGCTCAGTCTAATCTTTGCCTTTGCCTCTGTGATTTCAGGATTTCTGCCTTATTTCTTTATTGGTGGAATGATTAATCAGCTCTTGGATGGCAATAAAAACTGGGATTTCTACTTGCAGCAGTCAGCTTGGGCAGGTCTGGCCTGGATTGGCTACTGGGGATTTCACGGTATTTCCACCATGCTGTCACATACGGCTACTTTTAAGATTCTAGCGGAAATGCGACACCGCCTGACAGATAAGCTAGCTAGCCTGCCTTTAGGTACAGTGCTTAGTCAGTCATCAGGCAGCTATAAAAACATTATCGTTGAGCGGGTGGATGCGACCGAAACGACCTTGGCTCACCTTATTCCAGAGTTTACCGCTGGGATTTTTGGTCCGATTATTGTTCTCATTGCCATGCTGGTTATCGATTGGCGGCTGACCTTACTGTCCCTCCTGACTATTCCCATTGTGGCATTGGCCTATGTGCGGATGGCTGTCAATAGCGAAGCGGACTATCAAAATACTCTGGTCAAGACCAAAAAGCTCAATGATACAGCAGTGGAATACATCAACGGGATCGAAGTCATCAAGGTGTTTGGCAAGGAAAAGTTCTCTTACGATAAGTTTGTGACGGCTGCTAGAGAGGGAGCAGACTGCTTTATTGAGTGGATGCGCAAGTTCAATCTGGAGATGGGCATTGTGATGGCTTTTCTGCCATCAGGCTTGCTCTTTCTGCTGCCGGCTGGCTGTTATTTCTATCTGCAAGGTAGCTTGACTGCCAGTAATTTCATTCTGATGATTATTCTGTCGCTCAGTCTTCTGACTCCTCTGATTTTAGTGGCTAGTTACATGGACGATTTACGGAAAATCGGGACTATTTTTGGCCAAGTGATTGATATTTTAGAAAAGCCTGATTTGAAAAGGCCTCAGGAACTGAGAGAACTTCCAAAAGGAAGGGATCTGGTCATGACGGATGTCAGATTTGGCTATACAGATGAAGAGGAAGTACTGCACGACATTTCGCTAGATATTAAGGCTGGCAGCATCAATGCTTTGGTCGGACCGTCCGGCTCAGGTAAGTCTACAATTGCCAAGCTTCTAGCTTCTTTCTGGGATGTCACTTCTGGCCAGATTACTTACGGTGGCTTGGACATTCGCCAGCTTCCGCTAGACTATTACAGTCGGCAGATTGCTTACGTGACCCAGGATAACTATCTCTTTGATGAGACTATTATGGAAAATATCCGAATGGGAAATCCAGCAGCATCTGATGAAGAGGTCATCGAAATTGCCCGTCGCTGCGGCTGTTATGACTTTATCGTGAACTTGGAAGATGGTTTTGAAACTCAAGTAGGCTCTGCCGGCGGTCATCTATCTGGTGGGGAGCGTCAGCGGATTGCCATCGCCCGTGCCATGCTTAAGGATGCGCCGATTCTTATCTTGGATGAAGCGACTGCTTATACAGATCCGGAAAATGAAGCACGGATTCAGTCCGGTCTAGCTCGTCTGATTGAGGGACGAACCTTGATTGTCATTGCCCACAGACTGTCTACGATTATGAGTGCAGACCAGATAGTGCTGATCAATGATGGTCGGATTGAAGCTAGAGGTCGGCATGAAGAGTTGCTGGCAGCCAGTCCGCTTTATGCTTCCATGTGGCAGGCCCATATAGTTACTAGGGATAGTGGTGAGATGGAAGGAGGGCTGACTCATGCTTAA
- a CDS encoding ABC transporter ATP-binding protein translates to MLNILKKFFDFCTAEDRRKFYQSIYLGIIKSFIIALRIPAIGLVVMGLIEKNLSIQTFWLALGIMLASTVLNVWITLKITMLQTEAGYHTCAQKRIEIAEHMRYLPMGYFNQNSLGKITSVTTNTLEGLSDVATRVVMMTVQGFLTTGLITILVFLYDWRVGLVLLVGLVLFLLPNTLMRWQVAKVSDDKYQADMDLVAVVLEYSQGIAEVKNYNLVNRSAKKLSKAIEGKSQLDTKMTLVTSPYIALQGMVTKLTGLFMGLFSIYFYLNGSMELLVTIMMIVSGFMIYENLDGVGSFSSLLRIVDLSVDMVNQVLAIQPMDISGQCIEPKSSRIELRDVSFSYGNKKIIDRVSLTIPEKTTTALVGPSGSGKTTLCNLIARFWDVDQGSISLDGHDVRDYSYDSLIRNFSFVFQSVYLFEDTIANNIRFGKPEASLEEVMEAAKKAACHDFILSLPDGYDTKIGEGGASLSGGERQRISIARAIIKDAPIIILDEATANVDPENEEALMQAIQALTRDKTIIMIAHRLKTVEHADQILVLNQGRIVEQGKHQDLLAKQGIYSKFIQERKTAASWRIEMGE, encoded by the coding sequence ATGCTTAACATACTGAAGAAATTCTTTGATTTCTGTACAGCAGAAGACCGTAGGAAATTTTATCAATCCATTTATCTGGGTATCATCAAGTCCTTTATCATCGCTCTGCGTATCCCAGCAATCGGCCTAGTCGTTATGGGACTGATTGAGAAGAATCTCTCTATACAGACCTTCTGGCTGGCTCTGGGTATCATGTTGGCATCCACTGTGCTAAATGTCTGGATTACCCTGAAAATTACCATGCTACAGACGGAAGCGGGCTATCATACCTGTGCTCAGAAGCGGATTGAAATTGCCGAGCACATGCGCTATCTGCCCATGGGTTACTTTAATCAAAATAGTTTGGGCAAGATTACCAGTGTTACGACCAATACGCTGGAAGGACTGTCTGATGTAGCTACCAGAGTGGTTATGATGACTGTGCAGGGCTTTCTGACGACTGGCCTCATCACTATTTTGGTTTTTCTCTATGACTGGCGGGTTGGTCTCGTCCTCTTGGTGGGTCTCGTCCTCTTTCTCCTGCCAAATACCCTCATGCGTTGGCAAGTTGCCAAAGTTTCTGATGACAAGTATCAGGCAGATATGGATCTGGTAGCCGTTGTTTTGGAGTATAGTCAAGGGATTGCAGAAGTTAAGAACTACAATCTGGTCAACCGTTCTGCCAAGAAGCTGTCCAAGGCTATTGAAGGCAAGAGCCAGCTAGATACCAAAATGACACTTGTTACCTCACCTTACATTGCCCTCCAGGGCATGGTGACCAAGCTGACCGGTCTCTTTATGGGGCTTTTCTCTATCTACTTTTATCTCAATGGCAGTATGGAGCTGCTGGTAACTATTATGATGATTGTCAGTGGTTTTATGATTTATGAAAATCTAGATGGCGTTGGCTCTTTCTCCTCTCTCCTGCGCATTGTTGATTTGTCGGTTGATATGGTCAATCAAGTCTTAGCTATCCAGCCGATGGACATCAGTGGTCAGTGTATTGAGCCTAAGAGTAGCCGGATTGAGCTGAGAGATGTTAGTTTCTCTTATGGAAATAAGAAAATTATTGACCGAGTTTCCCTCACCATTCCAGAAAAAACGACAACTGCCTTGGTCGGACCTTCTGGGTCAGGCAAAACAACACTTTGCAACCTCATTGCTCGCTTCTGGGATGTGGACCAGGGAAGTATCAGTTTGGACGGGCATGATGTCAGGGATTACAGCTATGATAGCCTGATTCGTAATTTCAGCTTTGTCTTCCAAAGCGTCTATCTCTTTGAGGATACCATTGCTAATAACATCCGCTTTGGCAAGCCAGAGGCCAGTCTGGAAGAAGTGATGGAGGCCGCCAAGAAAGCCGCCTGTCATGACTTTATCCTCTCACTGCCTGATGGCTATGACACCAAGATTGGTGAAGGAGGTGCCAGTCTTTCTGGAGGTGAGCGTCAGCGCATTTCCATCGCTCGGGCTATTATCAAGGATGCGCCTATTATCATTCTGGATGAAGCAACAGCCAATGTTGACCCAGAGAACGAAGAAGCCCTCATGCAGGCTATTCAGGCTCTGACTCGCGATAAGACTATTATCATGATTGCCCACCGACTCAAGACAGTTGAGCATGCAGACCAGATTTTGGTGCTGAATCAAGGCCGCATCGTTGAGCAAGGTAAACACCAAGACTTACTGGCCAAACAAGGTATCTACAGTAAATTTATCCAAGAAAGAAAAACAGCTGCCAGCTGGCGGATTGAGATGGGGGAGTGA
- a CDS encoding GbsR/MarR family transcriptional regulator, translated as MNQKKKISLKPELQKFIENIAAIYEGYGIPRIGGRIFGLSLVFGEPLSAEDMSALLQASRSSISTNIRALMLNGWIEKVTFPGDRIDYFRFSPQAWERVLEHRKEALFPIKQIVERGQQELAADSLEHQQLEDMKAWLDIQAHYQEEMLKAWRKHIRDNQRG; from the coding sequence ATGAATCAGAAAAAGAAGATTAGTTTAAAGCCAGAGTTACAAAAGTTTATTGAGAATATTGCTGCCATTTATGAAGGTTATGGCATTCCGCGAATTGGGGGTCGGATTTTTGGTTTGAGCCTTGTTTTTGGAGAACCTTTGTCAGCAGAAGATATGTCGGCCCTCCTTCAAGCAAGCAGGAGCAGTATTTCTACCAATATTCGAGCATTGATGCTCAATGGCTGGATAGAAAAGGTTACCTTTCCTGGAGATAGGATTGACTATTTTAGATTTTCTCCCCAGGCTTGGGAACGAGTTCTCGAACATCGAAAAGAAGCTTTATTTCCAATCAAGCAGATTGTTGAAAGGGGACAGCAGGAACTGGCTGCAGATTCGCTTGAGCACCAGCAGTTAGAAGACATGAAAGCATGGCTGGATATCCAGGCTCATTATCAGGAGGAAATGTTGAAGGCTTGGCGGAAACATATCAGAGACAATCAAAGAGGGTGA
- a CDS encoding alpha/beta fold hydrolase produces MYENPYQYLSGNIGDKKLIRAGFEEKLYDTGQIKLNYVVGPDNGPNLLLIPAQMGTWESYGKVLIPLSQQFKVYAIDIRGHGKSSWTPGDYSWSIIGQDMRSFIDNVVQGKVIISGNSSGGIIALWCAANLGSEVAGIVIEDAPVFSAEMPRFKERDRFVYNGLKHIVEKIGDLDNRDLADYFSGQEMPVSENRVKKMPDWMIRLLSKRIKKFQTNHPNQPLEVGFPSALKQLLKSLSMFDPDFARAFVDGRFYQGIHHAEALKASTCPILCLHANWKRYEKYGLVGALDDQDVQHILELAPQTIYKKIPANHVIHAFKPRSYIQALLEFKDIIQNH; encoded by the coding sequence ATGTATGAAAATCCTTATCAATATTTATCAGGAAATATTGGAGACAAAAAACTCATTCGAGCGGGTTTTGAAGAAAAACTCTATGATACAGGACAGATTAAACTGAATTATGTTGTGGGACCAGACAATGGACCCAATCTTCTGCTTATTCCAGCTCAAATGGGAACTTGGGAATCTTATGGCAAAGTCCTGATTCCTCTTTCTCAGCAGTTCAAGGTATATGCTATTGATATTCGGGGGCATGGCAAGTCCAGCTGGACACCAGGAGATTATTCTTGGTCTATAATCGGTCAGGATATGCGTTCCTTTATTGATAATGTCGTCCAAGGGAAAGTCATCATTTCGGGAAATTCTTCAGGAGGGATTATCGCTCTTTGGTGTGCAGCCAATTTGGGTTCGGAAGTAGCAGGAATTGTCATTGAGGATGCTCCTGTCTTTTCTGCAGAGATGCCTCGTTTTAAGGAGAGGGACCGTTTTGTTTATAATGGTCTCAAGCATATAGTAGAAAAAATAGGGGATTTGGACAATCGTGATTTGGCGGATTATTTTTCAGGTCAGGAGATGCCTGTCTCGGAGAATCGGGTTAAAAAAATGCCTGACTGGATGATTCGTTTATTATCAAAGCGAATCAAAAAATTTCAAACAAATCATCCCAATCAGCCACTTGAAGTTGGTTTTCCATCTGCCTTGAAGCAGCTTCTGAAATCACTGTCCATGTTTGATCCAGATTTTGCTCGCGCTTTTGTGGATGGCCGATTTTATCAAGGTATTCATCATGCTGAAGCCCTGAAAGCAAGCACTTGTCCAATACTATGTCTACATGCTAACTGGAAAAGATATGAGAAGTACGGTCTAGTTGGGGCTCTAGATGACCAGGATGTTCAGCATATTCTGGAGCTGGCGCCACAGACTATTTACAAAAAAATTCCAGCCAACCATGTCATCCATGCATTTAAACCCCGTTCCTATATCCAAGCTTTGCTGGAGTTTAAAGACATAATTCAGAACCACTAA
- a CDS encoding DUF2130 domain-containing protein: MNEIKCPNCGEVFTVNESQYSELLSQVRTAEFDKEIHARIEQELALAEQRSQNAQQALLSQKEQEITNLQNQITQFETQQELAKKEAEQAASLQLQEKEKEVQQLESQLTTLRLEHENQLQKTLSALEKERDEVKNQLVLQEKEAALAQTSLKERYEVELRQKDETIEFYKDFKAKQSTKMIGESLEQHCEYEFNKNRMAMFPRAEFGKDNDARTGSKGDYIYREVDENGVEILSIMFEMKNEGDETATKKKNEHFFKELDKDRREKGCEYAILVTLLEADSELYNSGIVDVSYAYEKMYVIRPQFFLPMITLLRNAALNSLQYKQELALVREQNIDITHFEEDLDAFKVAFTKNYQSASTNFGKAIEEIDKAIRRMEEIKKFLTTSENQLRLANNKLDDVSVKKLTRKNPTMKAKFEALKGD; the protein is encoded by the coding sequence ATGAATGAAATCAAATGCCCTAACTGCGGGGAGGTTTTCACAGTCAATGAGAGCCAGTACAGTGAGCTTTTGTCGCAGGTTCGGACAGCAGAGTTTGACAAGGAGATTCATGCTCGGATTGAGCAGGAACTGGCTTTAGCAGAGCAAAGATCCCAGAATGCCCAACAAGCTCTCCTGTCGCAGAAAGAGCAGGAAATTACCAATCTTCAAAATCAAATTACTCAGTTTGAGACCCAGCAGGAATTGGCAAAGAAAGAGGCAGAGCAGGCAGCTAGTCTTCAATTGCAGGAGAAGGAAAAGGAAGTTCAGCAATTGGAAAGTCAGCTGACAACTCTGCGCTTGGAGCATGAAAATCAACTTCAAAAGACCCTCTCTGCACTGGAAAAAGAGCGAGACGAGGTTAAGAATCAGCTAGTCTTGCAGGAAAAGGAAGCAGCGCTGGCTCAGACCTCTCTCAAAGAACGCTATGAGGTAGAGCTTCGGCAGAAAGATGAGACCATAGAGTTCTACAAGGATTTTAAAGCCAAGCAGTCTACTAAGATGATTGGTGAGAGTTTGGAACAGCACTGCGAGTACGAGTTTAACAAGAATCGAATGGCCATGTTTCCACGAGCCGAATTTGGCAAGGACAATGATGCCAGAACAGGCAGCAAGGGTGACTACATTTACCGTGAGGTGGATGAAAATGGTGTAGAAATCCTCTCCATCATGTTTGAGATGAAAAATGAAGGCGATGAGACAGCGACCAAGAAGAAAAACGAGCATTTTTTCAAAGAGCTGGATAAGGACCGGCGGGAGAAGGGGTGCGAGTATGCTATTCTGGTGACACTTCTTGAGGCTGACAGCGAGCTCTACAATTCGGGTATTGTCGATGTGTCCTATGCCTATGAGAAGATGTATGTTATCCGACCACAGTTCTTCTTGCCCATGATTACCCTCTTGCGCAATGCTGCGCTTAACTCGCTCCAGTACAAGCAGGAACTGGCCTTGGTGCGGGAGCAGAATATTGATATTACGCATTTTGAGGAAGATTTGGATGCCTTTAAAGTAGCTTTTACCAAGAACTATCAGTCTGCATCAACCAACTTTGGCAAGGCCATCGAGGAGATTGACAAGGCAATCCGCCGGATGGAAGAAATCAAGAAATTCCTGACAACCTCTGAAAACCAGCTGCGCTTAGCAAACAACAAACTGGACGACGTCTCTGTCAAAAAACTGACGCGCAAAAATCCTACCATGAAAGCTAAGTTTGAAGCATTGAAGGGAGACTAG
- a CDS encoding GNAT family N-acetyltransferase, which yields MQIRKATMKDAEALLSLYEDLGYPTTASKLARRLEMILSQPHYGCLLAERNGEILGFLGYAKLFFFEADGSYYRILALSVAKEARRQGIASRLIDELKKQAVKEGVKALALNSGLTAERNAAHQFYQAVGFEKVTAGFALHLKSQHE from the coding sequence ATGCAGATACGAAAAGCAACCATGAAAGATGCTGAAGCCTTATTGTCTCTATACGAAGACTTGGGCTATCCAACGACCGCTTCTAAGCTGGCTCGACGTTTAGAAATGATTCTCTCTCAGCCGCATTATGGCTGTCTTTTAGCTGAAAGAAACGGAGAAATTTTAGGTTTCTTAGGTTATGCAAAGCTCTTCTTTTTTGAAGCAGATGGATCTTACTATCGTATTTTGGCTTTGTCAGTTGCAAAAGAAGCAAGACGACAAGGAATTGCTAGTAGGCTAATCGATGAATTGAAAAAACAAGCGGTAAAAGAAGGAGTTAAGGCGCTGGCTCTAAATAGTGGATTAACTGCTGAACGAAATGCTGCACATCAGTTTTATCAGGCGGTTGGATTTGAAAAAGTGACTGCCGGCTTTGCTCTGCATTTAAAAAGTCAACATGAATAA